CCATCCTGTGACTCGAGGTATCACTCAGCATTTTCACCAACGGGTTCACAACACCGGCTCTAACCGCTCTTCCTTTGTTCCCTTCGTATATACACAAGTTGAACAGAGCAGTCGCGGCGTCTTTCTTCCCTCTCACGCTACCGTTCTCAAGGAGATtcactaaagcaggtatcgcacCAGATGCACCAATGATAATCTTGTTCTCATCAGCCATCGAGAGGCTAAAGAGTGTAGCCGCAGCGTTTTCTTTAGCTTCCTCGGTTCCAGCTCTCAGGACTTGCACTATAGACGTGACCGCACCTGCCAGCATGATCAGCTCCTTGTTGCTCTCGTAAATCGAGAGGTTAAGAACGCAAGTGACAGCCTTCTCCTGCGTCTCGACGTCTTCTGACGTCAGAAGTTTCACTAAAACAGGGATGGCTCCAGCTTCAGCAATGAGGATTCTGTTGTCCGAGCTCCGTTTTGACAGAGACCGGATCTCAGAAAGCGCGGTCCTTCGGTCTTGTAGGGACCGTGTCGAGAGCTTCCGAACCAATGCTCGTATTGCTGACACTTCGCCTTCACAGTTTTTGGTGTAGCCACCTGGCTGCTCGATGTTGTGTTTAGTGCACCACTGAGAGATGAGGCTTCTGAGGACGTAGTTCGGAGTGAGAGCAAAGTTTCCGAGTTTCTGCTGAGTCTTGGGGCATCTCAGGTTCCCGCAGTCTATCCATCTTTGTATGTAAGACCTCTCGTATGTCTGTCCTGTGGAGACAATGACAGGATCCTTCATCAGCTCCAGAGAGATTGGACAAAGAAAATCCTCAGGGATCGTCAGGTTGTCTGATTTTTTCGAGTTATCATCATTGGTCTTTGTGATTACTTTCTCTAACCTCTCGATATCAGCGTCTTTTGATAAGAAGAAAGCTAAGGAAGCTGAAGAGCTCTTCCTTCGCGGTGGTGATTCTAACTTCTTTTCATCTGATGAAGGGATGTTGGAGTGTATTGTTTCTGGAATACACTCCAACTTCTCAGTGACTTTGCTCGATGAATCTTTCTCCATTGGCTCGGCTAGAGCAGTGGAGAATTTCTTTGAGTTCAGAGATCCGTATCTCTGCATTGCTCTTCTCAGCTGCAATCTTGCTAGTTCCACCTGATTACaagccaatatatatataaaccttaGAAACAGCTTTGACATCAAGAACGACGACATAGGTCTGCGTACTCATGAATGAATGAACTTTTTACATGTTCGCGGACTTCGTCAGAGATGTCATAACGGTCATAAGGCAAGTTTCCTAATGCTTTCTCTAGCTTCCATGTAACACATTGGAACTGGAATGATATTCTCTTCGCAGCACCCTCCTTCACAATCAAGACACATCGAATTTCAGAGACTTGCTCATCAAGAAACGCTCGTGACAACACGAATGATAACAAAGAAAAACTCTTTGGTAGAGAGTAAGCCGGACATTTTATCAGAAACCAAAAACTCAAACTgtacaaaaccaaaccaaaaccatGACTCATAAATACATGATCAGTTCCTATTTTTCTATCCGAAAAATCGGAAGGAAACCGGAAGCTAACCAAAAACCAAATGGATACGTTAATACCCatcgaaaccgaaccgaaagcTAACCAAAAACAGAAAGGATACCTGAATATCCAGAATacaatttaaaaactaaaaaaaaaaattgtgttcaTAAATATCTAATATTACAAAAGGGTTTAATTATCCAAAAATGAATTACctgaatatttttttcagaattataaaaaattatccaaattatcagatattttatctaaaaaaaatctcagttatctgatatttttgaattattcaaaattaccCAAAACTCTGCTGAAGCATACCCAAACTCAatccattttttttctaaacattaGCAGGTTCCTAATATT
This Brassica napus cultivar Da-Ae chromosome C6, Da-Ae, whole genome shotgun sequence DNA region includes the following protein-coding sequences:
- the LOC125589099 gene encoding U-box domain-containing protein 10-like, coding for MAGVAVSPASLLDVIAEIAEISANTGVFKKDCADLARRVCLLTHLVEEIRDSPQTPTEEESDASSSLVSCECDWWSDLVVGLQAAKRLLSAATCFQARESSEGAAKRISFQFQCVTWKLEKALGNLPYDRYDISDEVREHVELARLQLRRAMQRYGSLNSKKFSTALAEPMEKDSSSKVTEKLECIPETIHSNIPSSDEKKLESPPRRKSSSASLAFFLSKDADIERLEKVITKTNDDNSKKSDNLTIPEDFLCPISLELMKDPVIVSTGQTYERSYIQRWIDCGNLRCPKTQQKLGNFALTPNYVLRSLISQWCTKHNIEQPGGYTKNCEGEVSAIRALVRKLSTRSLQDRRTALSEIRSLSKRSSDNRILIAEAGAIPVLVKLLTSEDVETQEKAVTCVLNLSIYESNKELIMLAGAVTSIVQVLRAGTEEAKENAAATLFSLSMADENKIIIGASGAIPALVNLLENGSVRGKKDAATALFNLCIYEGNKGRAVRAGVVNPLVKMLSDTSSHRMVTEALTILSVLAGNKDAKTAILRANAVPTLIALLQKDQPRNRENAAAILFAICKRDKEKLILIGKLGAVVPLMELSRDGTERAKRKANSLLELLRNSSQKLC